A portion of the Bacteroidales bacterium genome contains these proteins:
- a CDS encoding helix-turn-helix transcriptional regulator, which produces MNKYKGVKTFDELLEVEHGKIGTESRNEYEERAQMFIVSEMLKEARKASKMTQEQLAEKSGTKKSYISKIENGKGNIQLSTLIRIFEKGLNRRIGFTFL; this is translated from the coding sequence ATGAATAAATATAAAGGAGTTAAGACTTTTGACGAGCTGTTAGAGGTTGAACACGGAAAAATCGGAACAGAGAGCCGAAATGAGTACGAAGAACGGGCACAAATGTTCATTGTGAGCGAAATGCTTAAAGAAGCAAGAAAAGCATCTAAAATGACCCAGGAACAATTGGCCGAGAAATCAGGGACAAAGAAGAGTTACATCTCGAAAATTGAAAACGGAAAAGGAAATATTCAACTTTCGACTCTGATTAGAATATTCGAAAAAGGTCTTAATCGTAGAATCGGCTTTACCTTTTTATAA
- a CDS encoding NADP-dependent oxidoreductase codes for MKAYTINRYSKKDKLQLVEVTKPVVKENDVLVQIHATSINLLDAKVKSGEFKLLLPYKFPLILGHDVAGVVTKVGSKVSRFKMGDEVFARPADFRIGTFAEYIAINENDVALKPKNISMEQAASVPLVALTVWQAFVEKAKLKKGQKVFIQAGSGGVGTIAIQLAKHLGATVATTTSANNFELVKSLGADIVIDYKTQDFETILNEFDLVLNSQDEKTLEKSLRILKKGGKVISISGPPDVAFANEIGLNLFLKSAMFFLSRKVRKQAKQLSVDYSFLFMKPNGKQLSEIGSLIETSVIHPVIDKVFPFEQMNEAISYVSSGRAKGKVIVKVK; via the coding sequence ATGAAAGCATATACAATAAACCGCTACAGTAAGAAGGATAAACTTCAACTTGTTGAAGTTACCAAACCAGTTGTTAAAGAAAATGATGTATTGGTGCAGATACACGCCACAAGCATAAATCTGTTAGATGCCAAGGTAAAAAGTGGCGAATTCAAGTTATTACTTCCGTATAAATTTCCCTTGATTTTAGGACACGATGTGGCTGGCGTAGTAACGAAAGTCGGCTCAAAAGTCAGTCGTTTCAAAATGGGCGATGAAGTGTTTGCACGACCTGCCGATTTCCGTATCGGCACATTTGCTGAATACATCGCTATCAATGAAAACGATGTCGCCTTAAAACCCAAAAATATTTCAATGGAACAGGCAGCTTCTGTTCCGTTGGTTGCTTTAACGGTTTGGCAAGCATTTGTTGAAAAAGCAAAGCTCAAAAAGGGTCAGAAAGTGTTTATACAAGCCGGTTCGGGCGGTGTCGGAACGATTGCTATTCAGTTGGCGAAACATTTGGGTGCAACTGTGGCCACCACCACAAGTGCCAATAATTTTGAATTGGTCAAAAGTTTGGGTGCTGATATTGTGATTGATTATAAAACGCAAGATTTTGAAACGATACTCAATGAGTTTGATTTGGTATTGAACAGTCAAGACGAAAAAACACTTGAAAAGTCGCTGCGAATTCTGAAAAAAGGCGGAAAGGTAATATCCATTTCAGGTCCACCCGATGTGGCATTTGCTAACGAAATAGGCTTGAATCTATTTTTGAAATCAGCAATGTTCTTTTTAAGCCGAAAAGTCAGAAAACAAGCCAAACAACTTAGCGTTGATTACTCATTTTTATTTATGAAACCCAACGGAAAACAGTTGTCAGAAATTGGTTCGCTGATTGAAACGAGTGTTATTCATCCTGTCATTGATAAAGTATTTCCGTTTGAGCAAATGAACGAAGCAATATCCTACGTTTCAAGTGGTCGTGCAAAAGGAAAAGTAATTGTCAAGGTCAAGTAG
- a CDS encoding type II toxin-antitoxin system RelE/ParE family toxin has translation MTRKIIFHKEYFLDFYRTLDDKVKTKIQYVFELIKQVDRVPDKFLAPISGYDGLFEIRIEYQSNIYRVFCCFDEGRIVVLFNGFQKKTQKTPKEEIDRAMRIKKEYFELKKHKS, from the coding sequence ATGACAAGAAAGATAATATTTCATAAAGAATACTTCTTGGATTTTTACAGAACGCTTGACGACAAGGTTAAAACCAAGATTCAGTATGTATTCGAGTTGATAAAACAGGTAGATAGAGTACCTGATAAATTTCTTGCTCCGATTAGCGGATATGACGGACTCTTTGAGATTAGAATTGAATATCAATCTAATATTTATAGAGTTTTCTGCTGCTTTGACGAGGGACGAATAGTTGTATTGTTTAATGGATTTCAGAAAAAGACACAGAAAACACCAAAGGAAGAGATTGACAGAGCAATGCGGATAAAGAAAGAGTATTTTGAACTTAAAAAACACAAATCATGA
- the metF gene encoding methylenetetrahydrofolate reductase [NAD(P)H], whose amino-acid sequence MKVIDHINNSKSTLFSFELLPPLKGSTLQTIFDTINPLLEFNPAYINVTYHREEVVYKPSSNGTLIPTVLRRRPGTVGIAAAIQHKYKIDIVPHIICGGFNQLETEDALIDLDFLGIHNVLAIRGDADKIVGKFEPKIGGHRYAVDLVKQVIAMNHGNYQDETLEKPNPTNFCVGVAGYPEKHAESPNGFSDIQRLKEKVDAGADYIVTQMFFENKSYFNFVKACRNIGITVPIIPGLKPVSLKEHLSILPKVFNVELPQDLVKEMEQCCDNRSVKEVGVKWAIEQAKELKRQGVPSIHFYTMGKSDNIAKIAKEVY is encoded by the coding sequence ATGAAAGTAATCGATCACATTAACAATTCTAAATCAACACTGTTCTCATTTGAACTACTTCCCCCATTAAAGGGTAGTACACTTCAGACAATTTTTGATACGATCAATCCGCTTTTGGAATTTAACCCTGCTTATATCAATGTAACATATCATCGTGAGGAGGTTGTCTATAAACCATCTTCAAATGGTACGCTAATCCCAACGGTTCTCCGAAGAAGACCAGGAACGGTTGGAATTGCCGCCGCCATTCAGCATAAGTATAAAATTGATATCGTTCCGCATATTATTTGTGGCGGATTTAACCAGCTAGAAACGGAGGATGCACTAATTGACCTAGATTTTTTGGGAATCCATAACGTTCTAGCAATTCGGGGCGATGCCGATAAAATAGTTGGAAAATTTGAGCCTAAAATAGGTGGTCATAGGTATGCTGTAGATTTGGTGAAACAGGTAATTGCCATGAACCATGGAAACTATCAGGATGAAACTCTTGAAAAACCAAACCCCACCAATTTTTGTGTTGGAGTTGCTGGGTATCCCGAGAAACATGCCGAGTCTCCAAATGGTTTTTCAGACATTCAACGTTTAAAGGAGAAGGTTGACGCTGGGGCCGATTACATTGTTACACAAATGTTTTTTGAGAATAAAAGTTATTTCAACTTTGTAAAGGCTTGCCGTAATATCGGAATTACCGTCCCCATAATCCCAGGGCTCAAACCCGTTTCACTTAAAGAGCATCTAAGCATACTCCCAAAAGTATTTAACGTAGAACTCCCACAGGATTTAGTAAAAGAGATGGAGCAGTGTTGCGATAACCGCTCCGTTAAGGAAGTTGGCGTTAAATGGGCTATAGAGCAAGCCAAGGAGTTGAAACGTCAGGGTGTACCCTCAATCCATTTTTATACTATGGGTAAATCGGATAATATTGCAAAAATAGCGAAAGAGGTGTATTAG